A section of the Microbacterium forte genome encodes:
- the ileS gene encoding isoleucine--tRNA ligase codes for MTYPRSSFGPAADQAASVAPSPRFPQIEREVLDFWETDQTFRASIEQREGNDEWVFYDGPPFANGLPHYGHLLTGYAKDVFPRFQTMIGKKVDRVFGWDTHGLPAELEAMKQLGITEKSQIEEMGIDVFNAKAKDSVLKYTHEWQDYVTRQARWVDFERGYKTLDLGYMESVLWAFKTLFDKGLAYEGYRVLPYCWRDETPLSAHELRMDDDVYQNRQDPSVTVTFPLTGAKAEALGLTAVRALAWTTTPWTLPTNLALAVGPDIEYVVLPAGPGGAADVHQIAGTADAAVEASSHRYLLARELLGGYVKDLGYESLDDALAAVDATVRGADLEDVTYDRLFDYYADAETYGTENAWRILVDDYVTVSDGTGIVHQAPAYGEDDQRVAGAAGIPTILSLDDGGRFLPNVTDVAGQLWMDANTPLIRLLRAEGRLLREQSYVHSYPHCWRCRNPLIYKAVSSWFIRVTDIKDDLLANNEQITWVPENVKHGQFGKWLEGARDWSISRNRYWGSPIPIWKSDDPEYPRIDAYGSLEEMERDFGTLPRNPEGEIDLHRPYIDDLTRPNPDDPTGKSTMRRIEDVFDVWFDSGSMPYAQVHYPFENQEWFDTHAPADFIVEYIGQTRGWFYVMHVLSTALFDRPAFTGVSCHGIVLGNDGYKMSKSLRNYPDVSEVLDRDGSDAMRWFLMSSSVLRGGNLAVTEEGIRSGVREFLLPLWNSWYFFATYANAAKPGGYEATWRTDSTDVLDRYILARLGDLVRDVRADLEGLDSTTASARLRDFAEVLTNWYIRRSRDRFWEGSNTEAFDTLYTVLETLTRVAAPLVPLVSERVWQGLTGGRSVHLQDWPDATAFPAADEIRNAMDAVRELSSVGNALRKKEKLRVRLPLARLTVVSPLAGTLGQFEDILREELNVKSVELVPQSETTAADYGISHRLSVNARAAGPRLGKNVQTVIKAAKAGDWSESDGVVTAGGIALEPSEYELALETAGRPEGEALALVPTGGVVLLDTQTTPELEAEGLARDAIRVVQEARKNADLDVSDRIVLALNVSPGDAEALQAHAELIAGETLAVAFAVQATDEMNALVQDVTSPGGGVFRSGATALGADKRPIIVTIDTNIEEPSA; via the coding sequence ATGACCTACCCGCGTTCCTCCTTCGGCCCCGCCGCCGACCAGGCTGCCTCCGTCGCACCGAGCCCTCGGTTCCCCCAGATCGAGCGCGAAGTGCTCGACTTCTGGGAGACCGACCAGACCTTCCGCGCCTCGATCGAGCAGCGCGAGGGCAACGACGAGTGGGTCTTCTACGACGGCCCGCCGTTCGCCAACGGCCTGCCGCACTACGGGCACCTGCTCACCGGGTACGCCAAGGATGTGTTCCCCCGCTTCCAGACCATGATCGGCAAGAAGGTCGATCGCGTCTTCGGCTGGGACACGCACGGTCTGCCCGCTGAGCTCGAGGCCATGAAGCAGCTCGGCATCACCGAGAAGAGCCAGATCGAAGAGATGGGCATCGACGTCTTCAACGCGAAAGCGAAGGACTCGGTGCTGAAGTACACGCACGAGTGGCAGGACTACGTCACGCGTCAGGCTCGCTGGGTCGACTTCGAGCGCGGGTACAAGACGCTCGACCTCGGCTACATGGAGAGCGTGCTCTGGGCGTTCAAGACGCTGTTCGACAAGGGGCTCGCCTACGAGGGCTACCGGGTGCTGCCGTACTGCTGGCGCGATGAGACCCCGCTGTCGGCGCACGAGCTGCGCATGGACGACGACGTCTACCAGAACCGTCAGGACCCGTCGGTCACCGTCACGTTCCCGCTGACCGGCGCGAAGGCCGAGGCCCTCGGACTCACCGCCGTGCGCGCGCTCGCCTGGACGACCACGCCCTGGACCCTCCCCACCAACCTCGCGCTCGCCGTGGGACCCGACATCGAGTACGTCGTGCTCCCGGCAGGTCCCGGTGGAGCGGCGGACGTGCACCAGATCGCCGGAACGGCGGATGCCGCAGTCGAGGCGTCCTCTCATCGCTACCTCCTCGCACGCGAGCTGCTCGGCGGCTACGTCAAGGACCTCGGCTACGAGAGCCTCGACGACGCGCTCGCCGCTGTCGACGCGACGGTGCGAGGAGCCGACCTGGAGGACGTCACCTACGACCGACTCTTCGACTACTACGCCGACGCCGAGACCTACGGCACCGAGAACGCCTGGCGCATCCTGGTCGACGACTACGTCACCGTCAGCGACGGCACCGGCATCGTCCACCAGGCTCCGGCCTACGGTGAGGACGACCAGCGGGTCGCCGGTGCCGCCGGCATCCCGACGATCCTGTCGCTCGACGACGGCGGGCGCTTCCTGCCGAACGTCACAGACGTCGCCGGCCAGCTCTGGATGGATGCGAACACGCCGCTCATCCGTCTGCTCCGCGCCGAGGGACGACTGCTGCGCGAGCAGAGCTACGTGCACTCGTACCCGCACTGCTGGCGCTGCCGGAACCCCCTGATCTACAAGGCCGTGTCGAGCTGGTTCATCCGTGTCACCGACATCAAGGACGACCTGCTCGCGAACAACGAGCAGATCACCTGGGTGCCCGAGAACGTCAAGCACGGCCAGTTCGGCAAGTGGCTCGAGGGGGCGCGCGACTGGTCGATCAGCCGCAACCGCTACTGGGGCTCGCCGATCCCGATCTGGAAGAGCGACGACCCGGAGTACCCGCGCATCGACGCATACGGCTCTCTCGAAGAGATGGAGCGCGACTTCGGCACGCTGCCGCGCAACCCCGAGGGCGAGATCGACCTGCACCGCCCCTACATCGACGACCTCACGCGTCCGAACCCCGACGACCCCACCGGCAAGAGCACGATGCGCCGCATCGAGGACGTGTTCGACGTGTGGTTCGACTCGGGTTCGATGCCGTACGCGCAGGTGCACTATCCGTTCGAGAACCAGGAGTGGTTCGACACGCACGCACCCGCCGACTTCATCGTCGAGTACATCGGGCAGACGCGTGGCTGGTTCTACGTCATGCATGTGCTGTCGACCGCGCTCTTCGATCGTCCGGCCTTCACCGGTGTCAGCTGCCACGGCATCGTGCTGGGCAACGACGGCTACAAGATGTCGAAGTCGCTGCGCAACTATCCGGATGTCTCCGAGGTGCTCGACCGCGACGGCTCCGACGCGATGCGCTGGTTCCTCATGTCGAGCTCCGTGCTGCGCGGTGGCAACCTCGCGGTCACCGAAGAGGGCATCCGCTCGGGCGTCCGCGAGTTCCTGCTTCCGCTGTGGAACTCGTGGTACTTCTTCGCGACGTATGCGAACGCGGCCAAGCCGGGCGGCTACGAGGCGACCTGGCGCACGGACTCGACCGACGTGCTCGACAGGTACATCCTGGCTCGGCTCGGCGACCTCGTGCGCGACGTGCGGGCGGACCTCGAGGGACTCGACTCGACGACGGCGTCCGCTCGTCTGCGCGACTTCGCCGAGGTCCTCACCAACTGGTACATCCGCCGCTCGCGCGACCGGTTCTGGGAGGGCTCGAACACCGAGGCCTTCGACACGCTCTACACCGTGCTCGAGACGCTGACCCGCGTCGCGGCTCCGCTCGTGCCGCTCGTCAGCGAGCGCGTCTGGCAGGGGCTCACAGGCGGACGCAGCGTGCACCTGCAGGACTGGCCTGACGCCACCGCGTTCCCCGCCGCCGACGAGATCCGGAATGCCATGGATGCCGTCCGCGAGCTCTCGAGCGTCGGCAACGCGTTGCGCAAGAAGGAGAAGCTGCGCGTGCGTCTGCCGCTCGCCCGCCTCACGGTCGTGTCACCGCTGGCAGGGACGCTCGGCCAGTTCGAGGACATCCTCCGCGAGGAGCTCAACGTCAAGTCGGTCGAGCTCGTCCCGCAGTCCGAGACGACTGCCGCGGACTACGGCATCAGCCACCGGCTCAGCGTCAACGCGCGTGCCGCCGGCCCGCGGCTCGGCAAGAACGTGCAGACCGTGATCAAAGCCGCGAAGGCAGGCGACTGGTCGGAGAGCGACGGCGTCGTCACCGCGGGCGGTATCGCTCTCGAGCCGTCGGAGTACGAGCTCGCGCTCGAGACCGCCGGTCGTCCGGAGGGCGAGGCTCTCGCCCTCGTGCCGACGGGGGGCGTCGTGCTGCTCGATACGCAGACGACACCCGAGCTCGAAGCGGAGGGACTCGCCCGCGACGCGATCCGCGTCGTGCAGGAGGCCCGCAAGAACGCTGACCTCGACGTGAGCGATCGCATCGTGCTCGCGCTCAACGTGAGCCCGGGGGACGCCGAGGCGCTGCAGGCGCATGCGGAGCTGATCGCAGGGGAGACCCTGGCTGTGGCGTTCGCTGTGCAGGCCACCGACGAGATGAACGCTCTCGTGCAGGACGTCACCAGCCCGGGAGGCGGCGTGTTCCGCAGCGGGGCGACCGCGCTGGGCGCCGACAAGCGTCCGATCATCGTCACGATCGACACGAACATCGAGGAGCCGAGCGCATGA
- a CDS encoding bifunctional folylpolyglutamate synthase/dihydrofolate synthase gives MSARDRADAVYETLLSRAGERWVQPRKERTARILTYLDDPQRTYRVVHITGTNGKTSTARMIETLLRAHGLRTGLFTSPHLERFTERIMIDGEPIEDAAVADAWDEIEPFVEIVDAELEAAGEEPLTFFELLTVLAFVAVADAPVDVLVLEVGMGGEWDSTNTADGDVAVFAPIDIDHADRLGSTIAEIATVKAGIIKEGAAVVSAQQPAEAAEVLRRVAAEKNATIAFEGEEFGLADQKLAVGGQLLTIRGLAGAYVEEYLPQYGAHQGHNAALAVAAVESLIGGGEQPIAADIISEGLQGATSPGRLQLLGIAPTVIVDAAHNPHGAAALVLAMDDSFDFDEWGVVLGVLADKDAAGIVAKLAPAAAHVFATAPESDRASDADLIADLVEATGQRATVHPTLAEAADAAREWAASSDRRAVVIAGSVVLAGEAIALAEAEDWKSGWRA, from the coding sequence ATGAGCGCACGTGACAGGGCGGATGCCGTCTACGAGACGCTGCTGAGCCGCGCGGGGGAGCGCTGGGTGCAGCCGCGCAAGGAGCGCACCGCGCGCATCCTCACCTACCTCGACGACCCGCAGCGCACCTATCGCGTCGTGCACATCACGGGGACCAACGGCAAGACGTCGACGGCTCGGATGATCGAGACTCTGCTTCGGGCGCACGGGCTGCGCACCGGGCTGTTCACGAGTCCTCATCTCGAGCGCTTCACCGAGCGGATCATGATCGACGGCGAGCCGATCGAGGATGCCGCTGTCGCCGACGCGTGGGATGAGATCGAGCCCTTCGTCGAGATCGTCGACGCCGAGCTCGAGGCCGCAGGGGAGGAGCCGCTCACGTTCTTCGAGCTGCTCACCGTGCTCGCCTTCGTGGCCGTGGCCGATGCCCCTGTCGACGTGCTCGTGCTCGAGGTGGGCATGGGCGGCGAGTGGGACTCGACCAACACGGCGGACGGCGACGTGGCGGTCTTCGCGCCCATCGACATCGACCACGCGGATCGTCTCGGAAGCACGATCGCCGAGATCGCGACGGTCAAGGCGGGGATCATCAAGGAAGGCGCGGCCGTCGTCTCGGCGCAGCAGCCCGCAGAGGCCGCTGAAGTGCTGCGTCGCGTCGCCGCCGAGAAGAACGCCACGATCGCGTTCGAGGGTGAGGAGTTCGGGCTTGCCGACCAGAAGCTCGCCGTCGGTGGACAGCTGTTGACCATCCGCGGACTCGCCGGCGCCTATGTCGAGGAGTACCTGCCGCAGTACGGTGCTCACCAGGGGCACAACGCCGCCCTCGCGGTCGCCGCCGTGGAGTCGCTGATCGGAGGCGGCGAGCAGCCGATCGCCGCCGACATCATCTCCGAGGGGCTCCAGGGAGCGACCTCGCCCGGACGCCTCCAGCTGCTGGGGATCGCTCCGACGGTGATCGTCGATGCCGCGCACAACCCGCACGGCGCCGCCGCGCTCGTTCTCGCGATGGACGACAGCTTCGACTTCGACGAGTGGGGCGTCGTGCTGGGTGTGCTCGCCGACAAGGACGCCGCCGGCATCGTCGCGAAGCTCGCACCTGCAGCAGCGCACGTCTTCGCCACCGCGCCGGAGTCCGACCGCGCGAGCGACGCGGATCTCATCGCCGACCTCGTCGAGGCGACGGGACAGCGTGCGACCGTCCATCCGACCCTCGCTGAGGCTGCTGATGCCGCACGGGAATGGGCGGCATCGTCCGATCGCCGAGCCGTCGTGATCGCCGGGTCGGTCGTGCTCGCCGGCGAGGCGATCGCCCTCGCCGAGGCAGAGGACTGGAAGTCCGGGTGGCGCGCATGA
- a CDS encoding DUF4233 domain-containing protein — protein MTAVSPSARPPRPPRTLVQKLAPIVLGFESIVVFLAGLTVFGLKSLPAGIPQWWGIVGGAVVGLACIAVAGMITKPWAITAGWILQVVIALAAILVPAILLVVVVFGGMWGYATIMGARLDARRPDGPTTETQTESE, from the coding sequence ATGACCGCCGTCTCCCCGTCTGCGCGTCCTCCGCGTCCGCCCCGCACGCTCGTACAGAAGCTGGCGCCGATCGTGCTCGGGTTCGAGTCGATCGTCGTCTTCCTCGCGGGCCTCACGGTCTTCGGTCTGAAGTCGCTGCCTGCCGGCATCCCGCAGTGGTGGGGGATCGTCGGCGGCGCGGTCGTGGGACTCGCCTGCATCGCCGTCGCCGGGATGATCACGAAGCCCTGGGCGATCACCGCAGGGTGGATCCTGCAGGTCGTCATCGCGCTGGCGGCTATCCTGGTGCCCGCGATCCTGCTCGTCGTCGTGGTTTTCGGCGGCATGTGGGGGTATGCGACGATCATGGGGGCCCGATTGGACGCACGACGTCCTGACGGGCCCACGACCGAGACTCAGACAGAGAGTGAATGA
- the ndk gene encoding nucleoside-diphosphate kinase → MATEETLVLVKPDGVARGLTGTILARIEAKGYSLVDIRLVEPDRDLLAEHYAEHEGKPFYEPLLEFMLSGPSVAIRLAGNRVIEGFRSLAGTTDPTTAAPGTIRGDFGRDWGLKVQQNLVHGSDSPESAARELGIWFD, encoded by the coding sequence ATGGCCACCGAAGAAACCCTCGTCCTCGTAAAGCCCGATGGCGTCGCCCGCGGCCTCACGGGCACGATCCTGGCTCGCATCGAAGCGAAGGGATACTCCCTCGTCGACATCCGCCTGGTCGAGCCCGACCGCGACCTGCTGGCCGAGCACTATGCCGAGCACGAGGGCAAGCCGTTCTACGAGCCGCTCCTCGAGTTCATGCTCTCAGGGCCGTCCGTCGCGATCCGCCTCGCGGGCAACCGCGTGATCGAGGGCTTCCGGTCGCTCGCCGGCACGACCGACCCCACCACCGCCGCACCCGGTACGATCCGTGGCGACTTCGGTCGCGACTGGGGCCTCAAGGTGCAGCAGAACCTCGTGCACGGCTCGGACAGCCCCGAGTCGGCCGCACGCGAGCTCGGCATCTGGTTCGACTGA
- a CDS encoding vitamin K epoxide reductase family protein → MSEQRTRPVVYAVWLIIASVIGWFAAFQLTVEKFVLLENPTDALACDVSPFIQCSKNLGSWQGEIFGFPNPLLGLTGWMAPLVVGVAILAGARFPRWFWAAFGAGITFAFGLVCWLIGQSLYASNLGVLCPWCMVTWAVTIPTFFATTLHLTRNGTFTKSEKAQARADKLMVWVPLATILAYAIIIVMAQLKGLDFLGEMARIIF, encoded by the coding sequence ATGAGCGAGCAGCGCACCCGCCCCGTCGTCTATGCCGTGTGGTTGATCATCGCGAGCGTCATCGGCTGGTTCGCCGCCTTCCAGCTCACGGTCGAGAAGTTCGTGCTTCTCGAGAACCCGACCGATGCCCTGGCCTGCGACGTCAGCCCCTTCATCCAGTGCAGCAAGAACCTGGGCTCGTGGCAGGGCGAGATCTTCGGCTTCCCCAACCCGCTGCTCGGACTGACCGGGTGGATGGCGCCGTTGGTCGTCGGGGTCGCGATCCTCGCTGGAGCCCGCTTTCCCCGCTGGTTCTGGGCTGCGTTCGGCGCCGGCATCACGTTCGCATTCGGACTCGTCTGCTGGCTGATCGGCCAGAGCCTGTATGCATCGAACCTCGGAGTGCTGTGCCCGTGGTGCATGGTGACCTGGGCCGTGACCATCCCGACGTTCTTCGCAACCACGCTGCATCTCACTCGGAACGGCACGTTCACCAAGAGCGAGAAGGCCCAGGCGCGTGCGGACAAGCTCATGGTCTGGGTTCCGCTGGCGACCATCCTGGCCTACGCGATCATCATCGTGATGGCTCAGCTGAAGGGTCTCGACTTCCTCGGCGAGATGGCGCGCATCATCTTCTGA
- a CDS encoding Rne/Rng family ribonuclease translates to MADDNNDYDAPTLDFSADADAPAEVVADAPEADGTSDASEDGAGSTAEPSPAEETPAADAPAEDASAADAPAEDAPPAEASAEAVPAAEAPTSAADAPAADAPAADAPAADAPAADAPAVDAPAAEASSEETAAEPAQEKPEAPQPLTAVSLGLLPEVFVSQVSTQLHFYAPEVLPLPARPGRERVFDRIAEREPEEPAGRRGRRRRGGSDDVEPREPREQRDEPRQPRQRVVEYITEPKAIKGSTRLEAKKQRRRDGRDAGRRRPVVTEAEFLARRESVDRKMVVRSKNGRTQIGVLEDGVLVEHYVARNQDASLIGNVYLGRVQNVLPSMEAAFVDIGRGRNAVLYSGEVDWDGVETGNQPRRIELALKAGDRVLVQVTKDPIGHKGARLTSQISLPGRYLVYVPGGSMNGISRKLPDNERTRLKRILKEVLPESSGVIVRTAAEGATEDQLTRDVQRLTSQWEHIRKQVESQQAPALLHAEPDLLVKIVRDVFNEDFTKMLIQGEDAQRTIRAYLESVAPDLLERVESYEDESDPFDVFRITEQIEKALDRKVWLPSGGSLVIDRTEAMTVVDVNTGKFVGSGGNLEETVTKNNLEAAEEIVRQLRLRDIGGIIVVDFIDMVLESNRDLVLRRLIECLSRDRTKHQVAEVTSLGLVQMTRKKLGLGLLETFSEACDVCAGRGVIVHHDPVVKHRSSSNGNGNGNSQSNRRQRGGNGQSQNSAPAAVTTHSIPEGAKSALAQIAASTRVPNADEPTEVVAPAAETTTEAPATQERAKKPRKKRGSDRKSPKSPAEALLDSVLDALPEPKAPGQGRGRRRVSTAALTGTPISVNSEPSAPVAGGDSQS, encoded by the coding sequence ATGGCCGATGACAACAATGACTACGACGCCCCTACCCTCGACTTCTCTGCGGATGCTGACGCGCCCGCAGAGGTAGTCGCCGACGCTCCGGAGGCCGACGGCACGTCCGATGCTTCGGAGGACGGCGCGGGTTCGACCGCTGAGCCCTCTCCGGCGGAGGAGACTCCTGCTGCGGATGCTCCTGCTGAGGATGCTTCTGCTGCGGATGCTCCTGCTGAGGACGCACCTCCTGCGGAGGCTTCCGCCGAGGCAGTTCCTGCCGCTGAGGCTCCTACTTCTGCCGCTGACGCTCCTGCCGCTGACGCTCCTGCCGCTGACGCTCCTGCCGCTGACGCTCCTGCTGCTGACGCTCCTGCCGTCGACGCTCCCGCGGCCGAAGCCTCTTCTGAAGAGACCGCTGCTGAGCCTGCCCAGGAGAAGCCCGAGGCGCCCCAGCCCCTCACGGCCGTGTCGCTGGGGCTGCTGCCCGAGGTCTTCGTCTCTCAGGTATCGACGCAGCTGCACTTCTACGCTCCCGAGGTCCTTCCGCTCCCGGCCCGTCCGGGCCGCGAGCGTGTGTTCGACCGCATCGCCGAGCGGGAGCCGGAGGAGCCGGCCGGCCGCCGTGGCCGCCGCCGTCGCGGTGGTTCCGACGATGTCGAGCCGCGCGAGCCGCGTGAGCAGCGTGACGAACCTCGCCAGCCCCGCCAGCGCGTCGTCGAGTACATCACCGAGCCCAAGGCGATCAAGGGTTCCACGCGCCTCGAGGCGAAGAAGCAGCGCCGTCGCGACGGACGGGATGCCGGTCGTCGGCGACCGGTCGTCACCGAGGCGGAGTTCCTCGCGCGTCGTGAGTCTGTCGACCGCAAGATGGTCGTCCGTTCCAAGAACGGCCGGACGCAGATCGGCGTCCTCGAAGACGGCGTGCTCGTCGAGCACTATGTCGCGCGCAACCAGGATGCCTCGCTGATCGGCAATGTCTACCTCGGCCGCGTGCAGAACGTGCTGCCGAGCATGGAGGCCGCGTTCGTCGACATCGGCCGTGGCCGCAATGCCGTGCTCTACTCCGGCGAGGTCGACTGGGATGGCGTCGAGACCGGCAACCAGCCGCGTCGTATCGAACTCGCGCTCAAGGCGGGCGACCGCGTCCTGGTGCAGGTCACCAAGGATCCGATCGGCCACAAGGGCGCCCGTCTGACCAGCCAGATCTCGCTTCCGGGTCGCTACCTCGTGTATGTGCCCGGCGGATCGATGAACGGCATCAGCCGCAAGCTGCCCGACAACGAGCGCACGCGCCTGAAGCGCATCCTCAAGGAGGTTCTCCCCGAGTCCTCCGGGGTGATCGTCCGCACGGCGGCCGAAGGTGCCACCGAAGACCAGCTCACTCGCGATGTTCAGCGGCTCACCAGCCAGTGGGAGCACATCCGCAAGCAGGTCGAGAGCCAGCAGGCGCCGGCGCTGCTGCACGCCGAGCCCGACCTTCTGGTCAAGATCGTCCGCGACGTCTTCAACGAGGACTTCACGAAGATGCTGATCCAGGGCGAGGACGCGCAGCGCACGATCCGCGCCTACCTCGAGAGTGTCGCGCCTGATCTGCTCGAGCGCGTCGAGTCGTACGAGGACGAGAGCGATCCCTTCGATGTGTTCCGGATCACGGAGCAGATCGAGAAGGCGCTCGACCGCAAGGTCTGGCTGCCGTCCGGTGGCTCGCTGGTCATCGACCGCACCGAGGCCATGACGGTCGTCGACGTCAACACGGGAAAGTTCGTCGGCTCGGGCGGAAACCTCGAAGAGACGGTCACCAAGAACAATCTCGAGGCGGCGGAAGAGATCGTCCGCCAGCTGCGTCTGCGCGACATCGGCGGCATCATCGTCGTCGACTTCATCGACATGGTGCTCGAATCGAACCGCGACCTCGTGCTGCGCCGCCTGATCGAGTGCCTCAGCCGTGACCGGACGAAGCACCAGGTCGCCGAGGTCACGTCGCTCGGCCTCGTGCAGATGACCCGCAAGAAGCTCGGCCTCGGCCTGCTCGAGACGTTCAGCGAGGCGTGCGACGTGTGCGCCGGTCGCGGCGTCATCGTGCACCACGACCCGGTCGTGAAGCACCGCTCGAGCAGCAACGGCAACGGCAACGGCAACTCGCAGTCCAACCGTCGCCAGCGCGGCGGCAACGGCCAGTCGCAGAACTCGGCGCCCGCCGCGGTGACGACGCACAGCATCCCCGAGGGGGCGAAGTCCGCGCTCGCGCAGATCGCGGCCTCGACGCGCGTTCCGAACGCCGACGAGCCGACGGAGGTCGTCGCTCCCGCCGCGGAGACGACGACGGAAGCCCCCGCCACGCAGGAGCGAGCCAAGAAGCCCCGCAAGAAGCGCGGATCCGACCGCAAGTCGCCCAAGTCCCCGGCTGAGGCGCTGCTCGATTCCGTGCTCGATGCGCTTCCCGAGCCGAAAGCTCCGGGGCAGGGACGCGGTCGTCGCCGTGTCTCCACCGCCGCGCTCACCGGCACGCCCATCTCCGTGAACTCGGAGCCGTCAGCGCCGGTCGCGGGCGGGGACTCGCAGTCCTGA
- a CDS encoding DUF4031 domain-containing protein, which translates to MTVLVDDPIWPAHGRLWAHLVSDDSLQELHAFARSHDVPARAFDLDHYDVPEELIPRLLAAGAQHVGGKELVRRLIASGLRVPARDRR; encoded by the coding sequence ATGACCGTTCTCGTCGATGACCCCATCTGGCCCGCACACGGGCGCCTGTGGGCCCATCTCGTCAGCGACGACAGCCTGCAGGAGCTGCACGCCTTCGCGAGGTCGCACGACGTTCCTGCACGCGCCTTCGACCTCGACCACTACGACGTCCCCGAAGAGCTCATCCCCCGGCTCCTCGCCGCCGGCGCACAGCATGTCGGCGGCAAGGAGCTGGTCAGGCGACTGATCGCCTCAGGACTGCGAGTCCCCGCCCGCGACCGGCGCTGA
- the rplU gene encoding 50S ribosomal protein L21, with amino-acid sequence MVYAVVRAGGRQEKVEVGTIVQLDRVKAAQGEKIELAAVLLVDGASVTTDADSLAKVKVTAEVIGNLRGPKIIIQKYKNKTGYKKRQGHRQELTRVKITGIK; translated from the coding sequence GTGGTTTACGCAGTAGTGCGCGCCGGTGGGCGGCAGGAGAAGGTCGAGGTCGGCACGATCGTTCAGCTCGACCGTGTCAAGGCTGCCCAGGGCGAGAAGATCGAGCTGGCCGCAGTGCTGCTCGTCGACGGCGCCTCGGTGACCACCGACGCCGACTCGCTGGCGAAGGTCAAGGTCACGGCAGAGGTCATCGGCAACCTCCGCGGCCCGAAGATCATCATCCAGAAGTACAAGAACAAGACCGGCTACAAGAAGCGCCAGGGCCACCGTCAGGAGCTCACGCGCGTCAAGATCACCGGCATCAAGTAA
- the rpmA gene encoding 50S ribosomal protein L27: protein MAHKKGASSTRNGRDSNAQRLGVKRFGGQQVLAGEIIVRQRGTHFHPGVNVGRGGDDTLFALAAGAVQFGAKGGRKVVNIVAAAE from the coding sequence ATGGCACATAAAAAGGGCGCAAGCTCCACCCGTAACGGTCGTGACTCCAACGCTCAGCGACTTGGCGTCAAGCGCTTCGGTGGACAGCAGGTTCTCGCCGGCGAGATCATCGTCCGCCAGCGCGGCACGCACTTCCACCCCGGCGTGAACGTCGGCCGCGGTGGCGACGACACCCTGTTCGCTCTGGCCGCCGGTGCGGTGCAGTTCGGCGCGAAGGGCGGCCGCAAGGTCGTCAACATCGTCGCCGCTGCTGAGTGA